The following proteins are co-located in the Geovibrio ferrireducens genome:
- a CDS encoding poly-beta-1,6-N-acetyl-D-glucosamine N-deacetylase PgaB, producing the protein MKRIILLITFLLPAYLYAGSVTLLEKTRPLLNGVQVFVLDPAYEKNPGRFFDEVKKQGGNTVFFRVFHNSSDRYHFLKNSECATGVYFQTDEACVVDDLLPVMIEEAHKRGIKLYAWMATRTLSFLKTPLLMEKTFADGQGTGEGYGASIFMSAVRRKLVRLFEDLAAYDIDGILFQDDFIMRHREGASLSALHAYYMDTGLMLTSGDLFGCLEKENRTKVPGGCNETYIPWAYWKAQKMADFFRELRQAVLVRNPSVRFAANIYYETPADSMKGISWYSQSVDMLLDAGFDYLAVMSYHDQIAREMKLDYEGAKEYVNGMLQNLVSNVDEKERILMKLQRVSWADKSGVDRGELEGICRLIDSYGSISKAIVPVNRSSEISGGCFR; encoded by the coding sequence ATGAAGCGGATAATACTGCTTATCACATTTCTTCTGCCGGCGTATCTTTATGCCGGCTCCGTCACTCTTCTGGAGAAGACCCGCCCGCTTCTCAACGGTGTTCAGGTGTTCGTGCTTGACCCGGCTTATGAGAAGAACCCCGGCAGGTTTTTTGATGAGGTGAAGAAGCAGGGGGGCAACACGGTTTTCTTCCGTGTCTTCCATAACTCCTCAGACAGATACCACTTCCTCAAAAACAGCGAATGCGCCACAGGCGTTTATTTTCAGACTGATGAAGCATGCGTTGTGGATGATCTCCTCCCCGTGATGATAGAAGAGGCGCACAAAAGAGGCATAAAGCTTTATGCATGGATGGCTACGCGCACTCTCTCTTTCCTCAAGACTCCCCTCCTTATGGAAAAAACCTTCGCAGACGGTCAGGGCACTGGTGAGGGCTACGGTGCGAGTATTTTTATGTCCGCAGTGAGGCGGAAGCTAGTGCGCCTTTTTGAGGATTTGGCCGCATATGACATAGACGGAATCCTCTTTCAGGATGATTTTATAATGCGCCACAGGGAAGGGGCAAGCCTCTCCGCCCTGCATGCCTACTATATGGACACAGGGCTTATGCTCACCTCCGGCGACCTTTTCGGCTGTCTTGAGAAGGAGAACCGCACTAAGGTTCCAGGCGGCTGCAACGAGACATATATTCCATGGGCATACTGGAAAGCGCAGAAAATGGCGGATTTCTTCCGCGAACTGAGACAGGCTGTTCTGGTGCGCAATCCCTCAGTGCGCTTTGCCGCGAATATATACTATGAGACCCCGGCCGATTCCATGAAGGGGATAAGCTGGTACTCCCAGTCGGTGGATATGCTGCTGGATGCGGGGTTTGACTATCTGGCGGTGATGAGCTACCACGACCAGATAGCAAGGGAAATGAAGCTGGACTATGAAGGCGCTAAGGAATATGTGAACGGAATGCTCCAGAACCTTGTCAGTAATGTTGATGAAAAAGAAAGAATCCTCATGAAACTACAGAGAGTTTCATGGGCGGATAAAAGCGGCGTAGACCGCGGCGAGCTTGAGGGTATATGCCGTCTGATAGATTCATACGGCAGTATCAGCAAGGCAATAGTGCCTGTTAACAGGTCTTCGGAAATATCCGGCGGCTGTTTCAGGTAA